In a genomic window of beta proteobacterium MWH-UniP1:
- the ilvC gene encoding ketol-acid reductoisomerase, with amino-acid sequence MNVFYDKDADLSLIKGKKVAIIGYGSQGHAHAQNLNDSGCNVVVGVRKGGPSWAKVEKAGLKAAEIKDAVKDADVVMLLMPDENIAAVYNAEIAPVIKQNAALAFAHGFNVHYGQVTPRADLDVIMIAPKAPGHTVRATYTQGGGVPCLIAVHQDTTGNARAIALSYASAIGGGKAGIIQTNFREETETDLFGEQAVLCGGTVELIKAGFETLVEAGYAPEMAYFECLHELKLIVDLIYEGGIANMNYSISNNAEFGEYVTGPKVVTAETKKAMKEALTRIQTGEYAKEFILENRAGAPTLISRRRLTAEHPIEQVGEKLRAMMPWIRANKMVDQTRN; translated from the coding sequence ATGAACGTTTTTTATGACAAGGACGCCGACCTCTCCCTGATCAAAGGCAAGAAAGTCGCCATCATCGGTTACGGCTCGCAGGGCCATGCCCACGCACAAAATCTCAACGACAGCGGCTGTAACGTTGTGGTGGGTGTTCGCAAGGGTGGCCCCTCCTGGGCCAAGGTGGAAAAGGCTGGCCTAAAGGCCGCCGAAATCAAAGATGCCGTGAAAGACGCAGATGTCGTCATGCTCTTGATGCCTGATGAAAACATTGCCGCGGTCTACAACGCTGAAATCGCCCCGGTGATTAAGCAAAACGCTGCCTTGGCCTTTGCCCACGGCTTTAACGTGCACTACGGCCAGGTCACGCCCCGTGCTGATCTAGACGTGATCATGATTGCCCCCAAGGCACCCGGCCACACGGTGCGTGCAACGTACACTCAAGGCGGTGGCGTTCCCTGCCTGATCGCTGTTCATCAAGACACCACCGGCAATGCCCGCGCAATCGCGTTGTCTTATGCCAGCGCCATTGGTGGCGGCAAGGCCGGCATCATTCAGACCAACTTCCGTGAGGAGACCGAGACCGATCTGTTTGGTGAGCAGGCCGTGCTCTGTGGCGGTACCGTTGAGCTGATCAAGGCTGGCTTTGAGACCCTGGTCGAAGCTGGCTATGCCCCCGAAATGGCCTACTTTGAGTGCCTGCACGAACTCAAGCTGATCGTTGACCTGATCTACGAAGGCGGCATCGCCAACATGAACTACTCGATCTCGAACAACGCCGAGTTTGGTGAGTATGTGACTGGCCCGAAGGTGGTTACGGCTGAGACGAAGAAAGCCATGAAAGAGGCGCTCACCCGCATTCAAACCGGTGAATACGCCAAAGAATTCATTTTGGAAAACCGCGCTGGTGCACCCACATTGATTTCACGTCGTCGCCTCACGGCTGAGCATCCCATTGAGCAAGTGGGCGAGAAGCTGCGCGCCATGATGCCCTGGATCAGGGCCAACAAGATGGTCGATCAAACCCGTAACTAA
- the secG gene encoding preprotein translocase subunit SecG — MSWLGNLVLTVQVVCAIAIIVLVLLQQGKGADMGAAFGSGSAGSVFGSSGSANFLSRMTAVFAVIFFVATLALSFIATQNRKPQGAGSVMQTSPEVPSSVPVPSSTLPAQPAGSSVPAAPAEKGAKK; from the coding sequence ATGAGTTGGCTTGGTAATTTGGTTCTCACGGTTCAGGTGGTCTGCGCGATCGCCATCATTGTCTTGGTCTTGCTGCAGCAGGGCAAAGGCGCCGACATGGGCGCAGCCTTTGGCTCAGGCTCGGCCGGAAGCGTTTTTGGTTCCAGTGGCTCAGCGAATTTCTTAAGCCGCATGACCGCAGTTTTCGCCGTGATCTTTTTTGTCGCCACGCTGGCTTTGTCGTTTATCGCGACTCAAAACCGCAAGCCACAGGGCGCTGGCAGCGTGATGCAGACTTCGCCGGAAGTCCCGTCGTCGGTGCCTGTCCCTTCGTCGACATTGCCTGCGCAGCCTGCAGGGTCTTCGGTGCCGGCTGCGCCTGCCGAAAAGGGCGCAAAGAAGTAA
- a CDS encoding NADH-quinone oxidoreductase subunit A: MNLEQYLPVLLFILVGIAVGVGPMVIGKILGPSRPDSEKLSPYECGFEAFEDARLQFDVRYYLVAILFILFDLEIAFLFPWAVSLKDIGFFGFMSMMVFLAILVLGFIYEWMKGALDWE, encoded by the coding sequence GTGAACTTAGAGCAATACCTTCCGGTTTTACTGTTTATTCTCGTCGGCATCGCGGTGGGCGTTGGCCCTATGGTGATCGGCAAGATTCTGGGCCCCAGCCGGCCCGACAGCGAAAAGCTCTCTCCTTATGAGTGCGGCTTTGAAGCCTTTGAAGACGCCCGACTTCAGTTCGATGTGCGTTATTACCTGGTGGCGATCCTGTTTATTTTGTTCGATCTCGAGATCGCGTTCCTATTTCCATGGGCAGTCTCTCTTAAAGACATCGGCTTTTTTGGCTTCATGTCCATGATGGTGTTTCTAGCAATCCTGGTGCTTGGCTTCATCTACGAGTGGATGAAGGGCGCCCTGGATTGGGAATAA
- the ilvN gene encoding acetolactate synthase small subunit, with product MRHIISILVENEPGALSRVVDLFAARAYNIETLTVAPTEDISLSRMTISTKGSDDTIEQITKHLNRLVDVVKVVDLVEHPYIERELMLIKVRAVGKERDEMKRMADIFRGRIIDVTDKTYTIELTGDTQKLDAFIEALDNDSILETVRTGCSGISRGERILKL from the coding sequence ATGCGACACATTATTTCTATCTTGGTTGAAAACGAGCCGGGTGCCCTATCGCGTGTGGTGGATCTGTTTGCCGCACGGGCCTACAACATTGAGACGTTAACGGTCGCGCCGACCGAAGACATCTCACTGTCGCGCATGACCATTAGCACCAAGGGGTCTGACGACACCATTGAACAAATCACCAAGCACTTAAATCGCTTAGTCGATGTGGTCAAGGTGGTCGATTTGGTCGAGCACCCTTATATCGAGCGTGAGCTCATGCTGATCAAGGTCCGTGCTGTGGGCAAAGAGCGTGACGAAATGAAGCGTATGGCGGACATCTTCCGTGGCCGCATCATTGACGTGACGGACAAGACATACACCATTGAGCTCACGGGCGACACCCAAAAGCTTGATGCGTTTATCGAAGCGTTGGATAACGACAGTATTTTGGAAACCGTGCGTACGGGCTGCTCTGGCATCTCGCGCGGCGAACGAATTCTCAAGTTGTAA
- a CDS encoding phosphatidylserine decarboxylase produces MADVDTRSYPHPIIAREGWPFVAISVGSALIASVLDLDFLSGLLWLIVIFVVQFFRDPARTPPLGEGLITSPADGRIVVVGKAVDPITNQESLKISVFMNVFNVHSNRSPIQGKVTQVQYFPGSFLNASVDKASEHNERNAIVIEDPQGRRITCIQIAGLVARRILCYVKPGDSLMRGSRYGFIRFGSRVDVYCPLTAQALVSVGDKVSAHSTPLARW; encoded by the coding sequence ATGGCAGACGTTGATACCCGCAGTTATCCGCACCCCATCATCGCGCGCGAGGGTTGGCCCTTTGTCGCAATCAGTGTTGGGTCGGCCTTAATTGCATCCGTACTGGACTTGGATTTCCTGTCGGGTCTGCTCTGGCTGATCGTCATCTTTGTGGTGCAGTTTTTCCGGGATCCGGCCCGTACCCCGCCGTTGGGGGAGGGCCTGATCACCTCACCGGCAGATGGCCGCATTGTGGTGGTGGGCAAGGCCGTGGATCCCATCACCAATCAAGAGAGCCTGAAGATCAGTGTGTTTATGAATGTGTTTAATGTGCATTCCAACCGCTCACCCATTCAAGGCAAGGTCACCCAGGTCCAGTATTTCCCTGGGTCGTTTCTGAATGCCTCGGTCGACAAGGCCTCTGAGCACAATGAGCGCAATGCCATTGTGATTGAGGACCCGCAGGGCAGACGCATCACCTGCATTCAAATCGCGGGCCTGGTGGCCCGGCGCATTCTTTGCTACGTCAAGCCCGGCGACAGCCTGATGCGCGGCAGCCGCTATGGCTTTATTCGGTTTGGTTCTCGGGTCGATGTCTATTGCCCGCTGACCGCGCAGGCCTTAGTCTCGGTGGGTGATAAAGTTTCGGCGCATTCCACACCACTGGCCCGTTGGTAA
- the pnp gene encoding polyribonucleotide nucleotidyltransferase, producing the protein MFNIAKEEFQYGQHKVVLETGEIARQASGAVLVNVEDTIVLATVVAAKSAKPGQDFFPLTVDYMEKTYAAGKIPGGFFKREGRPSEKETLTSRLIDRPLRPLFPDGFYNEVQVVCTVISLNPEIDPDIPAMIGASAAMAISGVPFNGPIAAARVGYINGQYVLNPTATQLKDSRMDLVVAGTESAVLMVESEADQLSEEVMLGGVVFGHEQGRIAIDAINRLVEKAGKPEWDWQPAAKDEALIAQIKALAEGPLKEAYGIRNKQERSQKLKTVYAEVETRIAESVAASGATVDGNLVAETLFSLEANVVRSQILNGEPRIDGRDTRTVRPISIRTGVLPRTHGSALFTRGETQALVVATLGTTRDEQIIDALGGEYRDRFMLHYNMPPYATGETGRVGTPKRREIGHGRLAKRALVAVLPKPEDFAYSMRLVSEITESNGSSSMASVCGGCLALMDAGVPLKAHVAGIAMGLIKDGGRFAVLTDILGDEDHLGDMDFKVAGTENGITALQMDIKIQGITKEIMQVALAQAQEGRLHILGKMKATLDHAREELSEFAPRLYTMKINPERIRDVIGKGGATIRAITEETGTQIDISEDGSITVAATTGDAARAAIKKIEELTAEVEVGKTYDGTVLRLLEFGAIVSILPGKDGLLHISQIANERVNAVSDYLKEGQSIRVKVLEADDKGRLRLSMKALLESSDAPAAPAAPEA; encoded by the coding sequence GTGTTCAATATTGCTAAAGAAGAGTTTCAGTATGGCCAGCACAAAGTGGTGCTGGAGACCGGCGAAATCGCCCGCCAAGCCAGTGGTGCAGTACTGGTTAATGTAGAAGACACCATTGTGTTGGCCACTGTTGTGGCGGCGAAAAGCGCCAAGCCGGGCCAAGACTTTTTCCCGCTGACCGTGGATTACATGGAAAAGACCTATGCTGCGGGCAAAATCCCCGGCGGTTTTTTCAAGCGTGAAGGCCGTCCTTCTGAAAAAGAAACCCTCACATCGCGCCTGATCGATCGTCCGCTGCGTCCGCTCTTTCCTGATGGTTTTTATAACGAAGTTCAGGTGGTCTGCACCGTGATCTCGTTAAACCCCGAGATCGATCCAGACATTCCCGCCATGATTGGCGCGTCTGCCGCAATGGCCATCTCAGGCGTTCCCTTTAATGGCCCAATTGCTGCTGCCCGCGTGGGTTACATCAATGGCCAGTACGTGCTCAACCCCACCGCCACGCAGCTCAAAGACTCCCGCATGGACTTGGTGGTTGCCGGTACTGAGTCGGCCGTGCTGATGGTGGAATCGGAAGCCGATCAGCTCTCTGAAGAAGTCATGCTGGGTGGTGTTGTGTTTGGCCACGAGCAGGGCCGCATTGCGATTGATGCGATTAACCGCCTCGTAGAAAAAGCCGGCAAGCCCGAGTGGGACTGGCAGCCTGCCGCCAAAGACGAGGCACTGATTGCGCAGATCAAAGCCCTTGCCGAGGGCCCGTTGAAAGAAGCCTATGGCATTCGCAACAAGCAAGAGCGTTCGCAGAAACTGAAAACGGTCTATGCGGAAGTGGAAACCAGGATCGCTGAATCGGTTGCGGCCTCGGGCGCAACAGTCGATGGCAATCTCGTGGCAGAGACCTTGTTCTCCTTAGAAGCCAACGTGGTGCGCTCACAGATTCTGAATGGCGAACCCCGTATCGATGGCCGTGACACCCGCACGGTGCGTCCGATCTCGATTCGCACTGGCGTATTGCCACGCACCCACGGTTCTGCGTTGTTTACTCGCGGCGAGACCCAGGCCTTGGTTGTGGCCACGTTGGGCACCACCCGCGATGAACAGATCATCGATGCGCTGGGTGGCGAATACCGTGACCGCTTCATGCTTCACTACAACATGCCCCCATACGCCACTGGCGAAACGGGCCGCGTTGGCACACCCAAGCGCCGTGAAATCGGCCATGGCCGTCTTGCCAAGCGTGCCTTGGTGGCCGTGCTGCCAAAGCCCGAAGACTTCGCTTACTCCATGCGTCTGGTGTCGGAAATTACCGAGTCCAATGGTTCGTCTTCAATGGCATCCGTCTGCGGCGGCTGTCTGGCCCTGATGGACGCAGGTGTTCCACTCAAAGCACACGTGGCCGGTATTGCCATGGGCCTGATCAAAGACGGTGGCCGTTTTGCGGTGTTGACCGACATCCTGGGTGATGAGGATCACCTGGGCGATATGGACTTCAAAGTTGCCGGTACCGAAAACGGTATTACTGCGCTTCAGATGGACATCAAAATCCAGGGCATCACCAAAGAAATCATGCAGGTTGCACTGGCGCAAGCCCAAGAGGGCCGACTGCATATTCTGGGCAAGATGAAGGCCACGCTCGACCATGCCCGTGAAGAGTTGTCGGAATTCGCGCCGCGCCTCTACACCATGAAGATCAACCCCGAGCGCATTCGTGACGTGATCGGCAAGGGTGGTGCCACCATTCGTGCCATTACTGAAGAAACTGGCACGCAGATTGATATTTCGGAAGACGGCTCCATTACCGTGGCCGCAACCACCGGTGATGCCGCCCGTGCCGCCATCAAAAAGATCGAAGAGCTCACGGCAGAAGTTGAAGTGGGCAAGACCTATGACGGCACTGTCCTGCGCCTGTTGGAATTCGGTGCCATTGTCTCGATTCTTCCCGGCAAAGATGGCCTGCTGCACATCTCTCAGATCGCCAATGAGCGCGTCAATGCGGTCAGCGACTATCTGAAAGAAGGCCAGTCCATCCGCGTGAAAGTCCTGGAGGCAGATGACAAAGGCCGTCTGCGTCTGTCCATGAAGGCCCTGCTCGAGAGCAGCGATGCTCCCGCAGCACCTGCCGCACCAGAAGCGTAA
- the tpiA gene encoding triose-phosphate isomerase, whose translation MTKAVVTSRQPWVVGNWKMNGSLSDNEALLSSLLGLIERHADQPMAKLSVAVPSPYLFQAAVRLKGQPITWGAQDVSTEEKGAFTGEVSVAMLQDFEAEFALAGHSERRARHGETDQAVAAKALRLAKAGLTPLVCVGESLQARDQGRALEVVCGQVRAVAQALSDAKLLGRAVFAYEPIWAIGTGRSASPEQAQEVHAAVRGTLASIDAGLAAQIQLLYGGSVKAATAAELFAQPDIDGALVGGAALHAQEFFDIACSVQTV comes from the coding sequence ATGACAAAAGCGGTCGTCACCTCTCGCCAGCCCTGGGTGGTTGGCAACTGGAAGATGAATGGCAGCCTGTCGGATAACGAGGCCCTGCTGTCCAGCCTGCTGGGGCTGATTGAGCGTCACGCTGATCAGCCCATGGCCAAGCTGAGCGTTGCTGTGCCGTCGCCTTATCTCTTTCAGGCCGCTGTTCGCCTAAAGGGTCAGCCCATCACTTGGGGGGCGCAGGATGTCTCCACCGAGGAAAAGGGCGCCTTTACCGGTGAGGTATCGGTGGCCATGCTGCAAGACTTTGAGGCCGAATTTGCCTTGGCGGGTCACTCCGAGCGTCGTGCCCGTCACGGCGAGACCGACCAGGCGGTTGCGGCAAAGGCCCTGCGTTTGGCGAAAGCTGGCCTAACGCCGCTGGTCTGTGTGGGCGAGTCCCTGCAGGCGCGTGACCAGGGCCGCGCATTGGAAGTGGTCTGTGGACAAGTCCGTGCAGTCGCCCAGGCCCTGTCCGATGCAAAGCTGTTGGGCCGGGCGGTTTTTGCCTATGAGCCCATTTGGGCGATCGGCACAGGCAGAAGCGCAAGCCCTGAGCAGGCCCAGGAAGTCCATGCCGCAGTCCGCGGCACGCTGGCCAGTATTGATGCGGGTCTGGCGGCGCAAATTCAGTTGTTATACGGTGGCAGCGTCAAGGCGGCGACAGCGGCAGAGTTATTTGCCCAGCCCGACATTGATGGTGCCCTGGTGGGTGGTGCGGCCTTACACGCACAAGAGTTTTTTGACATCGCCTGTTCGGTACAGACGGTATAA
- the pssA gene encoding CDP-diacylglycerol--serine O-phosphatidyltransferase, whose translation MNQRLPRRRTSIYLLPNLFTTGCLFSGFFSIVQAFNGRFTEAAIAIFVAMVLDSLDGRVARLTNTTSDFGAQYDSLADMVAFGVAPALVIYIWSLQSLGKFGWLAAFVYIAGAALRLARFNTNIAIVDKRFFQGMPSPAAAALLAGLVWVATDLRETRWIDWSAKDLRWVSWSVAVYAGLTMVSSVPFYSFKDLNLRRSVPFVVIFLIALGLVLISQDPPTLLFLLMLAYGLSGWVLFVWRKARGEAIEVFAEPEEKDL comes from the coding sequence ATGAATCAAAGACTGCCGCGTCGCCGCACCAGCATCTACCTGCTGCCGAATCTGTTCACGACGGGCTGCCTCTTTTCTGGCTTTTTTTCGATTGTTCAGGCCTTTAATGGCCGCTTCACCGAGGCCGCCATCGCGATTTTCGTGGCCATGGTGCTGGATAGTCTTGATGGCCGTGTGGCCAGATTGACCAACACCACTTCTGATTTTGGTGCCCAGTACGACAGCCTGGCCGACATGGTGGCCTTCGGTGTGGCACCGGCCCTGGTGATTTACATCTGGTCGCTACAGAGTCTGGGCAAGTTTGGCTGGCTCGCTGCGTTTGTCTACATTGCCGGGGCGGCCCTGCGGCTGGCGCGGTTTAACACCAACATCGCCATTGTCGATAAGCGGTTTTTTCAAGGCATGCCCAGCCCTGCGGCAGCGGCCTTGCTGGCGGGGTTGGTCTGGGTGGCCACCGATCTTCGCGAGACCCGCTGGATTGACTGGTCAGCCAAAGACCTTCGCTGGGTCAGCTGGTCGGTGGCAGTCTACGCGGGCCTGACCATGGTCTCGAGCGTGCCCTTTTACAGCTTCAAAGATCTAAATCTGCGCCGTAGTGTGCCCTTTGTGGTGATCTTCCTGATTGCCCTGGGCCTGGTGCTGATCTCCCAAGACCCGCCCACATTGCTCTTTTTGCTCATGCTGGCCTATGGCCTGTCGGGCTGGGTGTTGTTTGTCTGGCGCAAGGCCAGGGGCGAGGCCATCGAAGTATTTGCCGAACCCGAGGAAAAAGATTTATAG
- a CDS encoding 2-isopropylmalate synthase has protein sequence MNDRLIIFDTTLRDGEQSPGASMTKDEKIRIARQLERLRVDVIEAGFAAASPGDFDAIRSIAETIKDSTVCSLARVSEKDIRAAGEAIKPAAKGRIHTFIATSPIHMEKKLRMNPDQVVEAAVKGVKMALQYTPDVEFSAEDAIRSDIDFLVRVFGEVIKAGATTINVPDTVGYSVPGGLGERFKYLIERTPGADKVIWSTHCHNDLGMAVANSLSAVLNGARQVECTINGLGERAGNASLEEIVMAVKVRQDVFKCDTRIDTTQIVTASRLVSQITGYPVQPNKAVVGANAFAHESGIHQDGVLKHRETYEIMRAEDVGWSANKISLGKLSGRNAFKQRLAELGIEFESEQALNDAFARFKDLADRKSEIFDEDLQALVSGDAIGETDEHFKFLSLSQRSETGEKPQAKVVFSVDGEEITTQAQGNGPVDATVNAIESKVASGAELLLFSVNAITTGTESQGEVTMRLSKAGRIVNGVGADPDIVVASAKAYLNALNKLESKVERLNPQLV, from the coding sequence ATGAATGACCGTTTAATTATTTTTGACACCACCTTGCGCGATGGTGAGCAGAGCCCCGGCGCATCGATGACCAAAGACGAAAAGATTCGTATCGCCCGCCAGTTGGAGCGTTTGCGTGTGGATGTGATCGAGGCCGGCTTTGCGGCCGCAAGCCCTGGCGATTTTGATGCGATTCGCTCCATTGCCGAGACCATTAAAGACAGCACTGTCTGCTCTTTGGCCCGTGTCTCGGAAAAAGATATTCGTGCCGCAGGCGAGGCCATCAAGCCGGCCGCCAAGGGTCGAATCCACACGTTTATCGCCACCAGTCCGATTCACATGGAAAAGAAACTCCGTATGAATCCCGATCAGGTGGTTGAGGCTGCTGTTAAGGGCGTGAAGATGGCCTTGCAGTACACACCTGATGTGGAGTTTTCCGCAGAAGACGCGATTCGTAGTGACATCGACTTCTTGGTCCGGGTTTTTGGCGAAGTGATTAAGGCCGGTGCCACCACCATCAACGTGCCTGACACCGTGGGCTACAGCGTGCCCGGTGGGTTGGGCGAGCGGTTTAAGTATCTGATTGAGCGCACCCCGGGTGCGGACAAGGTGATCTGGTCGACCCACTGCCATAACGACTTGGGCATGGCCGTGGCCAACTCTTTGTCGGCGGTGTTAAACGGCGCCCGCCAGGTCGAGTGCACGATCAATGGCTTGGGTGAGCGTGCGGGTAACGCGAGCTTGGAAGAGATCGTGATGGCGGTCAAAGTCCGCCAAGACGTCTTTAAGTGCGACACCCGAATCGACACTACCCAGATCGTGACCGCTTCCCGTTTGGTCTCCCAGATCACGGGCTATCCGGTCCAGCCGAACAAGGCGGTGGTCGGGGCCAATGCCTTTGCCCACGAGTCTGGCATTCACCAAGACGGCGTACTCAAGCACCGCGAGACCTACGAGATCATGCGGGCGGAAGATGTGGGCTGGTCGGCCAACAAGATTTCCCTTGGCAAGCTCTCGGGCCGTAATGCCTTTAAGCAGCGTTTGGCTGAATTGGGCATCGAGTTTGAATCCGAGCAGGCCTTAAACGATGCCTTTGCACGATTCAAAGACTTGGCCGACCGGAAGTCTGAGATTTTCGACGAGGACTTGCAGGCCTTGGTCTCGGGCGATGCCATCGGCGAGACCGACGAGCACTTTAAATTCTTGTCCTTGTCCCAGCGCTCAGAAACGGGCGAAAAACCCCAGGCCAAGGTGGTCTTTAGCGTGGACGGGGAAGAAATCACCACCCAGGCCCAGGGCAATGGGCCGGTGGATGCCACGGTCAATGCCATCGAGTCCAAGGTGGCCAGCGGGGCAGAGCTGCTCTTGTTCTCGGTTAACGCCATCACCACGGGCACCGAGTCCCAGGGCGAGGTGACCATGCGGCTGTCCAAGGCCGGCCGGATCGTCAATGGCGTGGGGGCAGACCCAGATATTGTCGTGGCCTCGGCCAAGGCCTATCTGAACGCATTGAATAAGCTCGAGAGCAAGGTCGAGCGGCTCAATCCGCAGTTGGTCTAA
- a CDS encoding NADH-quinone oxidoreductase subunit B family protein, which translates to MAIDGVFKQGFLTTSADQIINWTRTGSLWPMTFGLACCAVEMMHAGASRYDLDRFGVVFRPSPRQSDLMIVAGTLCNKMAPAMRKVYDQMPEPRWVISMGSCANGGGYYHYSYSVVRGCDRIVPVDIYVPGCPPTAEALIYGIIQLQNKIRRTNTIARS; encoded by the coding sequence ATGGCGATTGACGGCGTTTTCAAGCAGGGCTTTCTCACCACGTCGGCAGACCAAATCATCAACTGGACGCGCACGGGGTCGCTCTGGCCCATGACGTTCGGTCTGGCCTGTTGCGCCGTGGAGATGATGCATGCAGGCGCGTCTCGTTACGACTTAGACCGCTTCGGTGTGGTCTTTCGCCCCAGCCCACGCCAGTCCGATCTCATGATTGTTGCGGGAACACTGTGCAACAAAATGGCACCCGCCATGCGCAAGGTCTATGACCAGATGCCGGAACCCCGTTGGGTGATTTCCATGGGGTCGTGCGCCAACGGCGGTGGTTACTACCACTACAGCTATTCCGTGGTGCGTGGCTGTGACCGCATCGTGCCCGTGGACATTTATGTGCCGGGCTGTCCGCCCACGGCGGAGGCCCTGATCTACGGCATTATCCAGCTGCAAAACAAGATTCGCCGTACCAACACCATTGCGCGGAGTTAA
- the rpsO gene encoding 30S ribosomal protein S15 produces MPVATLNKPEVMAQYQRAKNDTGSPEVQVALLTARINDLTDHFKVHAKDHHSRRGLLKMVSRRRKLLDYLKRTNVQSYRTLIERLGLRK; encoded by the coding sequence ATGCCCGTCGCCACGTTAAACAAGCCTGAAGTCATGGCGCAGTACCAGCGCGCCAAAAACGATACCGGCAGCCCCGAGGTCCAAGTGGCCCTGCTGACTGCCCGAATCAACGACCTGACCGACCACTTCAAAGTCCACGCCAAGGATCACCATTCCCGCCGTGGTCTGTTGAAGATGGTGAGCCGTCGCCGTAAGTTGCTCGACTATTTAAAGCGTACCAATGTGCAGTCGTACCGCACGCTAATTGAGCGTCTGGGACTGCGTAAGTAA